The Spea bombifrons isolate aSpeBom1 chromosome 4, aSpeBom1.2.pri, whole genome shotgun sequence genome segment GGGGCCACGCTGCTCAGGTAAGAATAATAACTGGGAATTGTCagggtttgggtttttttacccAGATTCAGTCATATTCTACCCTGATTTCATGAAATCTCAGTGTTCCAATTGgcggtgcttttctccctgccaTATctcagctggaatccctgcatGACCACAGGTGACTTTGGTAAACTTAACGGTTTACTTTTGGGTTTGTTTGTAATTGAAgccttatttctttttttttttttttagggacgTCCCGTTCTCGATCATCTATTTTCCGCTTTTTGCGAACGTCAACAAGCTGGGAGTACGGTCGTCTCAAGAAAAAGCTCCTTTCTACCACTCATTCCTGGCCGGTTGCTTTGCGGGGTCTGTGGCTGCCGTCGCCGTGACGCCACTTGACGGTagggaatatttattattttttctgtttttttgtaggCCTCCGATCCCCCCCCAAATCAGTCCATTTAGTAGTGACTTTACTGTCCGTTCTCCCTTCTCGTTAGTTCTGAAGACGCGGATTCAGACCCTGAAGAAGGGCATCGGAGAGGAGACCTACAATGGAATCACGGACTGTGCCAGGTACCGACGACGGTCCCTTTACACAAATCCAATCTCAAATTTAGGCTAGGAGCCCCCCCACCAAGCCTGACCCACTCTGACTACAGCCCTCTCTGCTGTCCGtcaggctatgatgtcatatctaagCACTCTGACTCAAAAAGGACATGTATATAGTAACTGATCCAGTTAGCGGGGAGCCTCTCTGGACCCGATAAtcagtattttaataaaaacactttgtaaccagcatttcttttttttattatttacaggaAGATTTGGGTTAACGAGGGTCCCTCGGCATTCATGAAGGGGGCTGTCTGCAGAGCGCTGGTCATCGCGCCTCTCTTTGGGATCGCTCAGGTGGTATATTTTATCGGCATCGGCGAATATATCCTTGGATATTTCAACTAAATTCCAGGCAAatccacacaaaaaaaggatTTCCACGCGAAAAATAAGAGAGGAGAAGAATTATCGGAACGTGGAACTCAAATTCGAGGGAAAAACAGTGGATTTTGGTTGCACGGAGCACCTTAAACTTAAAGAAGGCCAAGTTCTATATAGGAGGCGTATCTTTGGTGCTGAAAATCTGAATTTTAGGTATTTGCACAGCAGGGTGGCTCTCCGGTGATTACATCACAGCGTCGTAGATGTGATGTCAAATTATTTGGTAGCGATCAGACCCTGTCACGCAGAACGCCATGCGCACTTTAGAGGGTCGGATAACCATTCTGTATTTTAGAAACCCCTGAGTAGGTCTAAAATCAGATTATAAGGTGTTTCGCACcataaatacacttttttaactttatatttagttttaagTTGGATTTCCCCCTCTTCAGTAGCAGCGTTTCCAAGATATTGATTAAAGCCACCGCTTTTCcacaaaaaacatagaattctCTGCAGGAAAACCAACTTTTTTTTCACTGAATGGGATGCTGCTGTCCCCTAGTGGCCATAATAGTAACTGACCCAACGTGTCAATTATGGCCGCCGTCcgcaatgtattttaatttggcGCTGTTACAGCATAGACATtacagtttaaccctttgtaggCCATCAAGGTGTATAGCGCTTCTTATAGTAGGCTGTCAAGGAGTTTAAAAGATATCAGCAGGGGTTGGCCCTAGGACTTTTTTCTGGTTCTTGCAGACCCCTAGGCTCGCTATCCCGCCAGCACGTCCGTCCACGCACTCGCCTACTAACATTAGAAAGAAGCTCGCGGTCGCGCCGTCGGTTAGCGTGATCGCCGTCCGTCATGTTTACAGAATCCGCGACCTGCAAGACCCCTATAGAATCCGTCCACTAGAAGTATTATTATGTATTCCTGTAAATATATACGGGCCGTGTCTGAGAATGATGTGTTACTCAGCCTATGAATGATAGAGggatataaatgaaataaactgctaataaatagatttttaagAAGATTTACACtcagatgttatttttttcttattgttcaCTCAACAAAATTAACCCAAAAAAATGCAACTGAATAAATCTGAGAGACGCCTGGAAATATTCATCCCTAAGCGTAACGGAGAGAGAGCAGCCACAATACGAAAGAATGAACCGATGATGCGTACGGTGCATGTCAGGAATGGGTAGAGACCCCTAGGAGCCCGACTTTAATGGACAAAGACCTAGACGTTTCACTGAAAGCCAAGTGAAGGGTCCTAAACGAAAAAGAGGTCCACGCAACTTtattgcaataaataaaaacaacatcacATTGGACACGGGAAAGAAGGCGGACACGGGGGGGTTCACTAGAGCGGCACGTGGAGAGAATATTTTTAACGAGGATGGGAGCTCCAGCCAGCGGGGAGGTGGTGGTTTTGGTTTTGGTGGTCGGTGGAGGTATCTACCCAACAGTGAGCGGGGAGCGTGCAGCCACTTATACTCGCATACATTCAGGCCAGGCACTAGGACTCACCGCACCATGTAATCTAGGAGAGAGCAGACTAAACGTCAGCGAAAGCGACCCATGGGACCATGGGGGGGGGCGATAGGACCTATGGATTTGGTGGCACCTGCTTTAAAGCAGGATTATCATTCAGTTTTAAGGGAGCTGTTCTTCCAATAAAAGACTAGATTTCTATAAAGCCCTCCAGATCCACGCCTGGTCCTTtagcattttctttatatttttctggTTGAAGGAGACATGTACGCTGTCCGTGCCCCTCCGTCCTTTCATTACGAGCGTAAAGAATTCAAGAAGCCTGAACTGCCAACGTTTAACCCCTTTTATCTCTCACTGGAACTCTTCATCAGCCCCTGCTTATGAAGGACCGGGTCAGGTTTGGATCACTTTACCTTTATGAACAGTATTGCAGTAAAAGTTTTAAttcccttacatgctaccatgATCCCTCTGACCTTTACGACCACAAACCATTCTCTActataccaaaaaaatatatgtgtaaagaaaTTGTGTGAGACTCTGGGACGGAACGCAGAAATACACTAAGATAGGGAACATCAAATATCGAGGGATCCACCACCCTCCCAGCAGCGAGATGGACTTCTAAACACCTCGATCAGTCCTAGTCCATGAACTTGCGGTTGGCGTTGACCCCAAACAAAGCTACTCGGATGTCTGGCATCATCTGGTGGAGGAAGAACgacaaaaagggaaaaaacagtGAGACTCTGTTAATTGAGAACATACAGGGAGGTCTACACTAGAGAATTAGGTAAAGGCCCCGCAGACTCTACGGCAAgggcggccctccagctgctgcaggactacatctcccatactcctcagccagccccttagctgaaagagcattatgggagatgtagtcctgcagcagctggaaggccgcaggttggacacccctgctctacaGGGTTAATGCTCTTACCTGCTGAGCAATCAGGTCCAGTCTGCTCTCCAGCGTGTTGGACACCTTGATCTTTCCGTCAACGTTATAGATTTCAATACCTCCAGAGCTGAAAGAAGACAGGATAAACAAAAACCGTAAACTAAAATCACATAAAGCATGACCGATAACATTACCGATGCAATGTGATGTGATACGTACACTTCGGGGGCCAGATAGGTCTCCTGGTCAATGCCCACCTCCACGTTCATTTTAGTGGCCTCTTTGTAAATCGGAATGCTCTTCTGCACAGAAGCCTGAAAACGAAGAGCTTGTGTTACAGAGATCTATGTGAATGTTGTAAATGTACTGCACCCACGCGGGGTTAAACACGTACCTTCACCAGAGGGAGGTCCTGCTTACGACAGCGAATGACCACCCTTGCGTCTAGGAGCTGATATAAGCCCTGCGAGGAGAGCAGAGCGTTAGAAAAGAAACGGGGCGGACGAGGCACGTCGTCGCGCAGGAACGGGCAGTACCTGAAGAACGAGGCCATCCAATAAGGCTTGATAACGAGCGGTGTCCTTCACCACGCGAGCCAGCCTCTGCTTGGCCTCGGTCAGTAAATCCTGCAATGAGAAGAGTAAAGCAGTaggacctggaggccgccaggCATGTGGGATTTTGGGTGACCTTCCCGGCTCagacaccgcactgagctgatgctttatggcaatgctaatgaagtccatcctccatagactttcattagtcagtatGTCAGGTGGGgttattaagactgagccattctatggtTTTCCCCAAAGGAGGTATGTTACGGAGGCTTACACTGATCAGATCGTCCCGGGCTTTCAGCACCTTCAGCCTGGCCTGATTCAACAAGTTGGACATCTGACTGTAAGAGACGAGACATTACAACGAATAAAGCGCCGAAACATCAGCGTCACCCCACAGCCTGTCCGAGACGGACAGAGGGCGACCacacagacccccccctcccccggcttacattttcttttgctgctcgatctgcttttctttcttctcgtAATACTCCATGATCTTCAACCTCTGCGTCTGCACCAGACGGCCCTTCTCGATATTGAATTCCTCTTCTGCCTGTAAGAACGAGCAGACGTCAAAGCCTAACATTAACGGAATTAATGACAGGACGGAAAAAAACGAAATATCAAAGAGCCTCTGATTATGTGTATGAGACGCAGCTCCGTCCGGTACCTTGGCATCGATTTCTTCAGCCTTCTCATTAGCTTCCTGTTCAATGAAAGCCATCATGTGCTTGATCTACAGATAAAAAGAGACGACGCGTCATTTAAAACAGAAGATATTACGGCCGAAACCCTACAGGTAGCAAAATACCAACAGGTGCATGCGCAGAAATGTTTGTCACCTACAGCACAAGGTGTagaccacactgagctgatgctttatggcaattttaatgaagtccgttcctccatagactttcattagtcaaagaGTCCTACTGGGTGATTAAGtccgagtcattctattgttccccacaggcagtatgataaggagtcagggtgtttgtttagtagattgggatcagataacagagcgagaactctaTGGTAGAAGATATTCTATGAGAAAGTAGAaccaacacaaaatattttaatctgatGCTCGTTCCCCTTTAGGCTTAATGACCCGTCCTGCCAGGGAACAAGCTTAAGCaataaggggaggaaaaaattatgtgtatttttggatATCGGCTTTTCCATTTGTTTCCCCTGTGTAGTAGAATCAGCCCGCAACCGTACGGACACGAGCCGAGATGTGACTTCTGAAGGCCGAGTGAGGAATGCGACACATTGATCCTCTAACCAAGAGCTCAACCAGACCGGCCGCAACACGCATGACCCTCAAAGGCTTCACCcgatatcatcatcatcatcatcatctcacCAGGGCCCGGCCCATAGGCATGTAAATAAAAGGGGATATCCGGTCAGGAGCGTGAAAGAGCCGGACAGCTCTGACCGAGGGCAGGAAAGCAGGTACGTCGACTTTGAGAGTTCCTTCATCCGGCTCTCCGCGGCTCTGTTTACTAAACACGACATCCAGCAACAAAGGAAGCCTTGAAGCGGGATCTCGTTCCTCGGGTCAAAACAGTACGCAAGGTCACAATAACCGCGGCGGGGGttattaaaggggcactccaggCAGCGTATGGACCTTAATCCACAGGATAACCTtgaggtccctttaaacataTGCGCTGTCTCTCTTACTCCTAGCCCGtcgccatcatcatcatcatcatcatcatcatcatccattTACCGCGCAGGGACTTCCTCCTCTCCATACCTGCAAGGGCCCCCATGATAGGTTCTCTTCACACCTATTTTGCCCCAGAAGTTTTGATGACCCCTTCCTTGGTGTTTCCGTGTTGGAGATCCCGTTTTGGTGCCGTCTCCTTTCTCCTTCCGCATCCTACTCTTGTTTTTCCATCTCTTTAACCCAAACCTCAGTCGCGTCCCACCGTCCCTCTATCCTCACTCGGACGCCCCCTCCTGCCCCACATTCCAAATCCTGAAACCGTATGAGAGAGAGGGCAGTAAAGTCCACTCTACacctcactcactcactcactcgaGTGGAGTTCCAGGTTCTGGTTATTTACCAAACACAAGAGACCACAAAGACTTATCGGTGACCCCCCAACCTTACCAATCATTCCAATCCATCCCGCGTGCCCTGCAGCCAGGGGTAAACCATACAGATTGAGGTCCCATTGTGTATTCGGGCAGTGCTGTCCATGTACACAGTGCTTTGCAGAACagggcagagaaaaaaaaagggcttttaTAGCCTAAATTACGCACCAACGTCAAATTTacgtcttgggggggggggtttgatttttattttgtggctAACCGATGGCACCTTCGTAGGGGTCACAAGGACATCGGAGATCTTATCTAAGGCCCCCCCCCCTACTACTTTGTCCACGTTTTGGTTTCAAACAAAAAGCGCGAGCCGAATCCTGCGCAGCTCCGGCCCGAACCGGATCCGTTCAAAACACCACCCAGCGCCTGCCTCAGATACCAGCGGAGGGCAGATTCACCCAACGCCGGTGTTTACCGTCAACAAGAACCTGCCGAACGCAACCGAAAAACAAGACCGTGACACGGGGAAAATAACCCCCCCGATCCTCCGGGGGGGGGAATAGAGGACAGAATACTAAAGTACCCCCAACCCGCCTGCACCTCTAAACATCAACAGCATAGTGATTATACAGAACATGGCAACCATACAAGAaagagagggtcagaggcttagatagaACGCAAGGAAGTTTagctttaccgagagggtggtagataagcggtgcagcctcccagcagaggtggtagagggtaatacagcgaggggattaaacatgcgtgggatagacaaacggctcctgaatctaagacgagaccaacgactgattaaggtttaagtctttacagcaggagaaacgggcgactcgacgggggccgaatagggccgatctgccggatTCTATCTCAATTTAGAGTAGATTATTTATAGGATGATTAACATCTTAATTGATGCGGTTGCAGGAGCCGACGTAATTGAAGCAAAGGAACACTGTTGCATCGAGCTGCCATATGTACGTAAACCGCGGACCCTGGAAAACCCGTCTAAGAAGCCCCCGAAGTATCAGAGacagaaaatataaagaataaagGAAGTTTCAGCTGCGGTTCCTGAATCAGCCGGGTCATGTGACTCCTCCGAGTGATCAGATGACTTCTGCCAGGTCTCTGCGCTCCGGGGACTATTTTGCTTTTAAGGATCTAACCTCATTTTTTACGCTTATTTATAATTCTGTGATTTTTCAGGGGCAGCCAATCCCGTTACAGCGAGTCAGAcacaaaatcaaaaaaataaatggtctCTTAGGGCAATTGATGCATTCTATcctttagttattttatttattaatttgccATATTTTGCTTGGGGTTCCATCAGACGAGGGTTTGCAGGGGTTAAATTAACACTTTCTGCCACCATAAATCTACACATTCCGTAGGGTCAGCTGACCACCCACGAAGGTTCTTTTAAACCAGAACTGAACTGGGTCATCCTCTTATCTCCATCATCACAGATTTACCCCTCTTGGCTAAGCCCCGGGGCATTCACAGGCAGATTCACCACACAGTAACCGCACCAAACTATACATTCAGTAACGGCCAAGGCATCTCAGGCTTCGTGGCATCTTTAGTCAAAGCCGATACCTTTTACCAGGCCAACGCAACCTAGAGGCGCattcaagacctcagaggtctcttctttagatggaACAAAGACCAGAAGACTTCTGAGGTCTCGCTGTCCCCTAAAGACTGCAGGTTCTCTCGGACCTCTGCAGCTGTGCCCAGTATCTCTAAGGTAGACGGCAGGGCACCGGCCCACCGCCATCTCTAACAGGAGGACGCAGGCACAGTAACAGCACAGGGCAGTGGGGGCACATTGATTTTATACAGCGCTGTACCCTCCAATGCCCATGATTCGgttattaacccccccccccattacatAATGATCTACTGCCTTATTTTGCCCCATACTCCCACAATGAAAGAAGCCCCCAGCTATCCCCTATTACCCCAATACTGTCACCAGGGGCTGCACATCCCCTACATTGGGGTCCGTCCAATGCCACCCCAGGGGCCCCGGCTTACCTGCTTCTGCACGTCAGCATCGCTCAGGGCCATGATTGCAGCTAGGTACGGCGGCAGGCTAGGGAGAGAAGAATCCGGTGACAGGAAGGCCTGGAGAGTGCAGCAAAAGCTCGATGTCGTTCGCCGTAAAGCACCGCCCCTCCGTTACCGGCGACACAACAATGACAGATCACCGCGGATCCTTCCTCTTATACACAAGTCACCTGACCGCGAGTGAGGACCGCCCTCTTCCGGGTCATGTGAATGTTGCTAGGGGAACAAATCACGCCCCTTCAAGAGCTAAACGCGCCCACTGCTGACGGCTTGCCCCGCCTATTCAGTGTCACCTTTTGACGCGAGAAGGTCGCCGAGGTATCTCATGGTGGGGCAGCTGATGTAGGGGTCAAAGTTGACT includes the following:
- the ATP6V1E1 gene encoding V-type proton ATPase subunit E 1, with protein sequence MALSDADVQKQIKHMMAFIEQEANEKAEEIDAKAEEEFNIEKGRLVQTQRLKIMEYYEKKEKQIEQQKKIQMSNLLNQARLKVLKARDDLISDLLTEAKQRLARVVKDTARYQALLDGLVLQGLYQLLDARVVIRCRKQDLPLVKASVQKSIPIYKEATKMNVEVGIDQETYLAPEVSGGIEIYNVDGKIKVSNTLESRLDLIAQQMMPDIRVALFGVNANRKFMD